One stretch of Penaeus monodon isolate SGIC_2016 unplaced genomic scaffold, NSTDA_Pmon_1 PmonScaffold_3472, whole genome shotgun sequence DNA includes these proteins:
- the LOC119570661 gene encoding uncharacterized protein LOC119570661, with protein MEEKTPLGESQGKEDEERDETRDEMRDEERDRRPSSSAFTSPSPSSSLVTNTSTSHTPFSSTSTTFTSNTPFSTTPTPHRVLVPSTRVASAQGAAVKGRLSTKQPGIYTFLFDNSFARLV; from the coding sequence ATGGAGGAGAAGACGCCCCTCGGCGAGAGCcaagggaaagaggatgaggagagagacgagacgagagacgagatgagagacgaggagagagaccgACGACCCTCCTCATCTGcctttacttctccctctccctcgagtTCCCTTGTGACTAACACCTCCACCTCccacacccccttctcctccacctccaccaccttcacctccaacactcccttctccaccacccccaccccccaccgcgTCCTGGTCCCCAGCACCCGCGTGGCCTCGGCGCAGGGAGCGGCCGTCAAGGGGAGACTCAGCACCAAGCAGCCGGGAATCTACACGTTTCTCTTCGATAACTCCTTTGCCAGGTtggtttag